A segment of the Aridibaculum aurantiacum genome:
GACTATGTGGCAGCGCCAGCAGTTATTATAGATGGTGGTGCCAACATAGGCATGTTTAGCGTGTTAATGAAGAACCAGTTCCCGCATGCGCAAGTGATCTCAATAGAACCTGACGCAGAAAACTTTCGCCAGTTGAAGTTGAATACTAGTAATTACCAGAACGTTTTCCTGGAAAATATGGGCTTATGGAACAAAGACACCAACCTTCATGTGTATGATAAATACGAATTAGGAAATTGGGGTATGGTGGTAGAAGAAAGTCCATCCGGCAATATCAAAGGCGGAAGTATCAATATGCTTATGCGTAAATACAACCTGAAGCAGATTGACATCTTAAAACTTGACATTGAATCGAGCGAAAAAGTCATCTTTTCTTCTAATTATGAATATTGGCTTAGCCGTACGCGCATGATCATCATTGAACTGCACGACAGCTTGCAAGCTGGTTGCGCTCAACAATTCTTCGAGGTGATCCAAAAGGTTTTTAATAAATACAGTTTCGCGGTAAAAGGTGAAAACGTCATCATCACTAACCTTAGTTGGCAGCCTGATGAAGCTCCACAATCTTAGCTATCTATTTCTCTTTGTTTGCCAGAAGTTCTACCCTTGTTAATCAAGATTGAAGTTGAGCTGATAATACTTTGAACAAAAAAAAATTGCAGCCTGTGCTGATACCAATCCACTTTACCTCAATGTATAGCATTAAATAATTTTAATTACCCACCCCTGCTCCTGCTGATGCTATTCATAATCAAAGCAGTATGAATTTGATCAAGCGAAAGTTCTATAGATCCTATTAGTAAGCAAGAAGAATGACAATATTTTCCTAACCACGAAGTGCAATAAACTGGATATTTTCAAGTTTTATTTGATGATTGTTTGCCCCTACAAAAAATCATTAATCTGCTTAACCCCCTAATGAAAAAGTTATCAATCCTTTGTTTGGTATTGCTCAGTTATACCGGGCAGGCTGCGAATTATTATTTTTCCACCTCCGCAGGTGATGATAATAGATCGGCAGCTCAAGCACAAAATCCTGCAACCCCGTGGAAGTCAATCGAAAAGCTAAATGCAGCTTTTAGTTCCTTTCAACCCGGAGATGTTATTTATTTAAAAAGAGGTGACACCTTCTATGGAACGATCAACATCTCGATATCTGGGACCGCTTCATCTCCTATTACTTTCAATGCTTATGGCTCAGGCAATAAGCCAATCATAACAGGCTTTACTTCAATTAGCGGCTGGAGTGCAGCAGGCAACAATATATACGAAGCATCGCATCCCGCTTTAGGTAGCCGGGTAAATATGCTATTGCTAAATGGATACAACAGGCATGTTGGCAGGTATCCTAATGCCACAGCAGCCAATAAAGGTTACCTGTATTTTCAATCTGCCGTTACAAACACTTCTATTGTTGATAATCATTTACTCGGAAAAAATTTCAATGGTGGAGACATTGTCATCAGGAAAAATCGCTGGGTTTTAGACAGGAATAAAATACTACTTCACACAGGCAACACCATTACCTATACTTCACAATCTGGTTATTGGGCCGACAATGGATATAGCTATTTTATACAAAACCATCCGTCAACACTTGACCAGGAAGGTGAATGGTATTACAATGCCTCTACCCGGAAAATTGGCATATACACAGCCAACGCCAATAGCAATTTAAGAAGTGTTCATGCGAGTACGCTGGATGTAATAGTGCAGGTTCAAAACCATTCCTACATCGTGTTCGACAACATTGCATTCACCGGAAGCACCAAGCATACTTTTTTTGTAAAAAATGCACAGCATGTGCAAATAAAAAACTGTGACCTGCTTTACAATGGCACCAATGCTATCACTGCAGATAACAGTCATCATATTGTTGTTGAAAATTCTACGATCAATCATAGTAACAATATTGCCTTCAATGGTATCAGTGGCAGCAATAACATTTTAAAAAATAATATCATTACCAATACAGGTGTGTTTACGGGAATGGGTGATGGCGACTCAGGTTCGTATGAAGCAGTAATGTTGAACGGAAGCAACAATACAGTGGAGTTAAATAAGATTGATAGCACCGGTTATATTCCCATTACTTTCAATGGAAATGATATAAACATAGCGAATAACACCATCAGCAATTTTGCTTTTGTAAAAGACGATGGTGGTGCCATATATACCTGGAACAACGGTAGTAATGCTCCTTCAAATTACAATAGAACCATAAAGAAGAACATTATTCTGAATGGTATTGGTGCAAGTGAAGGAACACCAGATCCGGGTAAAAAATATGCGCACGGAATTTATATAGATGATAATGCTTCGCATGTAAATATTGATGGCAATAGCGTAAGCAGCTGTGGAGGCTTTGGTATTTATGTGCACAATGCACGGGACCTTTCTATTGTAAATAATACGGTTTACAATAATAGAGTGCAACTGGAAATGGAGCATGATGATATAGCACCTAACAGCCCGGTAAGAAATAATGTAGTCACTAATAATATTCTTTTCTCTTTATTGGCAGATCAGCCGGTAGCAGAATATAAGAGCAGGAACGATGACCTCGCCAACTTCGGAACGTTTAACAACAACTACTATTGCAGGCCTATAGACAACAATGCTGTCATTAATACTTTGAAGAAAGTGAACGGCAGCTATATCTTCCAACAAGTTGATCTTGATGGTTGGAAGTCGATGCATGGAAAGGATCTGCAGTCGGTTGTTTCTCCAAAAGAATTTGCGAAATTTTCAATCAACCATGTCACTGGCAACAACCAATTCACCAATGGAAGTTTCAATAGCAACATTGGTGGATTATATGCGTATTCCAATGCCAATAACTGCGTTACCACATGGAACAATGGCGCTCTTGATGGAGGCTCTCTGCAGGTAAGCTTTTCAAGCCAGGCTGTCAACAATAATAAAGGAACGGTAATAATTGGTGTGGGTGCAGTGGCAGCTAATAAAACCTATTTGCTGAAGTTCAGCTTGAAAGGCACTGACAACCCAACTATGATGGAGGTCTACCTGCGTAAAAGCCTGTCTCCATACAATGACATAACAAGCAGGCATCTTGTAAAGATCAAGAGCAACCGGAAAGAGATTGCTGTTGTATTTACGCCAACAGAAAGTCTATCTAACGCCAGCATCGGCATTGACATTCCTGAACAACCAACACCTGTTTATCTGGATAATATTGAATTGGTGGAGGCAAATGTAACACTGGCTAATGTGCAGGATTCAGTTCGCTTTGTATACAATGCGTCGGTAGCCGGCAATAACTTCGCACTAGGCAGTACATACGTTGACGCAACCAATACAACCTACAATGCAAGCATATCGCTACCTGCATTTAGCTCAGCAGTATTGATGAAAACTTCTACTGGTACAGCTACACCTCCTGCAGCGTCATGCAGTGCCACAGGTAGTATCCTCCAGGAACTATGGGAAAATATTCCAGGCAATGACATTGCCAATATAAACTGGAATAGCCAGCCAACGAAGAATAAAACACTTACCGCTTTCGAAGCAGCTGTAGACGCTGGAGAAAATTTTGGATCGCGCATCCGTGGATTTATTTGTCCGCCACAAACCGGCAACTACACCTTTTTTATAGCCGGTGACGACGCTACTGAATTATACATCAGTACAAGTGATGATCCTGCTAACAAAGTACGCATTGCTTACAGCCTCAGCTGGACAAGCTTCAGAGAGTGGAACAAATTCTCTTCCCAAAAGTCATTACCAATAAGGCTGGAGGCAGGAAAGAAATATTATATAGAAGCACTGCACAAAGAAGGAAATGGCGGCGACCACGTATCTGTGGCGTGGCAGCTACCATCCGGTGAAATGGAGGCACCAATACCCGGCAACCGCCTTTCTCCCTTTCAAGCATCCACATCCGTGGCAGCTGATCAAACCATTGATTTTTCTCCTATTGCTGACGTCACTGTTGGAGCTGCTCCTTTTGCATTGGTGGCGACGGCAACATCTGGATTACCGGTAAGTTTCCGCGTTGTATCCGGCAATGCGACCATCAGCAATAATCAATGTACAGTTACGGGAGGCGGAAATATTGTTATAGAAGCGTCACAGGCTGGAAATGCAAGCTTCAATCCGGCGCCAGTAGTATCCAGGACTTTTACAGCAACCGCTGCAAGTACCTGCGGCGCTACAGGCAGCATCTTGCGCGAAGTTTGGAACAACGTAGCTGGCAACAACATAAGTGATAACAATTGGAACAACAACCCGCACAGTAGCAGCCAGCTAAGCCAATTTGAAGGCCCTACCAATGCAGCAGAAAGTTATGCTTCCCGCATACGTGGATATATCTGCCCTCCGGTTTCGGGTAACTATACATTTTGGATAGCAGGCGATGATGCTACCGAATTATATGTAAGTACAGACGCTAATCCAGCTAACAAAAGAAGAATAGCCTATAGCCTTAGCTGGACAGGCGAAAGAGAATGGAACAGGTTTACATCGCAGAAGTCAGCGCTAATAAGATTAGAGGCCGGAACGAAATATTATATAGAGGCCATTCATAAAGAAGGAAATGGTGGAGATCATTTATCTGTAGCCTGGCAATTACCTAATGGAGTATTTGAAGCACCTATAGCCGGAAGCCGTCTTTCTCCCTTTGAAAAAGTAGCCGTAGCTGCAGATCAATCTATTCATTTTGCGCCACTGGCCGATGTAACTGTTGGAACAGCGCCTTTTCAGTTAACTGCTACCTCTACGTCAGGATTGCCTGTTTCATTCAAAGTAATTTCTGGCCCGGCAACCATTACTGGAAATACTTTAACTGTGATTGGCGCTGGAACTGTGGTAATAGAAGCTACACAAGCTGGAAATTCTGATTTCCTTCCAGCACCAGCTGTCAGTCGAAACCTTGTAGTACATGGTGCTAACCAATGTGCAGCCACCGGTTTTATCCTTAGAGAATATTGGCAGCAAGTAGGGGGAAATAACTTGTGGCAAAACAACTGGTCTGGCACTCCGCACAGCTCCAGTTTGATTAATAGTTTTGAAGGTCCTGTGGATGTAGCTGATAATTACGCTTCGCGCATCAGGGGGTATATATGTGCTCCGCAAGATGGGTATTACACATTTTGGATTTCCGGCGACGACGCAACAGAGCTGAGGATAAGCAACGACATGAATCCTGCAAATGCACGAAAGATAGCATTCAGCCTAAGCTGGACCGGACCAAGAGAATGGCACAAGTATGCCACACAAAAATCTGCTCTTATCTATTTAGAAGCCAGCAAAAGCTACTACATAGAGGCTATACAAAAAGAAGGTGGCGGTGGGGATCACCTCGCTGTTGGTTGGGAACTTCCATCAGGCAACCGGGAGATGCCAATACCCGGAAGCAGGCTATCTCCTTTTGCACACAAACAGGAAGTTAGCAACAGCATATTTTTTGGGGCAAGAATGGCAGTAGAAACACCCATAAATAAATTGGCTGGCGCAAGCATACAAGTAGTCCCTAATCCAGTAGTTCATACCAGCAAGGTTACTTTTACTGTATCACAAGCAGGAATGACTTCTGTTGACCTTGTAGATATGCAGGGCCGGGTTCTAAGAAACTTGTTTTCAGGTATGGGCGAAGCTAATGTGGCAAAAACTATTGAATTACAGGCAGCAGGCCTGGCACCTGGAGTGTATATAGTTAAGCTAACTAATAGTAAAGAAGTAAAAAGCAGCAGGATACTAATTTCCCGCTAATAATACCTTGATAATGAATAGATGCCTCACCTGCAACAGGTGAGGCATTTTTTTTGCATAGTAACCTCTACTGTTCTGCATAAACTATATGTCTTCAGGCTTGTTTTGAGAACAGAGCCTATTTCCTTTATCCTCTGATTACCGCGCTCTACCTCATTTATACTTTATAAAGCCCATATGAAGAATTATTACAACGTCCTTGGCATTCCCGCTAACGCCAGTCTTCAAACAATCAATGAAGCTTACAAAAAACTAGCTCAAAAGTTTCACCCCGACAGGAACCCTGGTGATGAATTTTTTGCTTCCTGGTTCAAGGAAATCAATGAGGCGAGGCAGGTGTTGGCAAATGAAGAAGAGCGTGCGGAATACGATTATAAATTGGCTAATTATGCCGATGCATACGAATTGCTAAGGCAACAACATCTTAACCAGGTTGCCACAAGATCGCCGCGATACCACAAACATTCAGCATCTTATAGCCGGAGGAAAAAAGCCTGGATGGGAGCAGGTTTTGGGGTCATATTGGTAGGTACACTTTTATTCTTCAATACGATGAATAGCAGTGTTTTACATGAAAATGATGTACCCTTTGTTCTTTCATCTGAACCTCAAAATGCAGTGGCTAAAGTAAGCCTGCCGAAAGCCAAGGAAGAAGAATCACCAGTTGCCGAGGTACAAAAAGTTGAACCAATAGCTGTACCTGAAGAACAGGAAATTGCCGAAGAAAAAGCATCTATAAATCAAGTCGAACAAGAAAAGCCAGCTCATTCAAAAAGTACTCCTAATGTTTCAACGCGACCATTGAACGATACAGAAGTAGCTACAATAATTTCTTTATTACAGGCAGAACCTGGTGCCAATTGTGTTCAAATTATTCAATCGGCAGATAGTGAAATCAATGACGATTTTGCCATTGCACATATACTCCAGGAAAATGGTTATACAATAGCCGGACGAGAAATCAGTAAATCAGTTTCTACAGGCTTGAGTGTAGAACAAAATGGCAATTGCCTCAGGTTATACATTGGGCGATCGGTTAATTAATTGAGGCTTAAAGCCTGAATAATTGTACTAAACAGCTCAAGAGGAGCTTCTTCTTGTCCAGCAACTTCCCCATTCACAATCTACAGTTGTTTAGGCTCCATCCTATTATTATCAATTTTTATATAAACAATCATGGAGGGACATCTTGTAAAAAGTCCTAAAATGTTTCGGCATGAATATTAAGGAATATTAGTATCCAGATATTCTTTAGAATCCATCAACTGTTGCAGCCATAAACACCTTGTTGTATAGATAGTGTATATCTATCTGTGAAGTGCATGGTGAAGACGAATAATACTATAACAGCTCATATATGGCTTCTTATTTTGGATCAATCTTAATACCCTTATCTATTGGCTTACTCGCTTCATGCAGTAATTCAAGGAAGACTGTGTATTTCAACGAGCAGAAAGACGCCTCCATTGCTTCTACCATCACTGTTCCTCAATCAATCATACGAAACAACGATCTCCTTAGTATAAATGTTAGCAGTTTAAATCCTGAGGCAACAGCTATATTCAATACACCTAATACTACAGTAACACCAACTTCGGGAGTAGCTACTACCGGCGCTGCAGTACAAACTACAGGTTACCTTGTAAAAGCTGATGGAAACATTCAGTTCCCACTCCTTGGTAACGTAAAGGCAGCCGGTTTAAATTCTAATCAATTAGCCGAACAACTTACCCGGACACTTACTTCCAAAAAATTATTGGTTGATCCTATTGTTACTGTTCGTTTCCTTAACTATCGGGTTACCGTACTGGGTGAGGTTAGTCGACCAACAGTTATCAATGTTCCTGATGAAAAGATCTCGCTCCTGGAGGCTTTAGGCCTTGCTGGTGATATTACCATTTTTGGCAAAAAAGACAACGTGATGGTGATACGTGAAGAAGAAGGGCAAAAGATCATTAAAAGGATCAATTTAAACTCAAGCGAATTATTTCAATCGCCTTATTACTATTTGAAATCGAATGATATAGTATATGTAGAACCAAACAATGCAAGAGTTGCCAGTTCTACCCGTACCAACCAACTATTACCGATTTTACTTAGCGGATTATCGTTTGCTGCCATTATCGTTGATCGTGTAACCAGGTAAAATGTAGTGTATGGAATTTACAAGAAAAATTAAAGTAGAACGCTCAGGAAATATTATCAGCCAGGGAATTTACAGGTTCATGCCTTATTGGCCATTATTTATCGTATTTGTTATACTGGGTTTAGCAGGAGGTTATTTATATATGCGTTTTGCTACTCCCATGTATGAAACCACTGCTACCTTATTGATTAAGGATGAAAAAAAGGGAGCTATTGAATCAAAAGCATTGGAATCGCTTGATGTGCTAAGCCCCAAAAAGATTATTGAGAACGAGATCGAGGTTATTCAATCTTCTACCTTGCTGAACCAGGTAATAAATAGATTACATTTATATGCACCTGTTTACAAAGAAAAAGCGCTGAAGAGTGTTTCAGCATATTCTACCTCTCCTATTTATGTTCAATTGGATACCGGAACTGCGATCAGGCCTGTTGAAAAAATCCCATTCCAGTTCGACAATACAAAATCCGTTGTAAAACTAGAAAGTGGTGAATACCCGCTTAACAACTGGGTATCTACACCTTATGGAAAAATGAAGTTCCTGCCAACCAAGAACACGGCTGTGCCTGCAAGTGATGAGAAACTTTATTTTTCAATTGCTAGTCCAAAATCAGTTGCAGGATCAATCGGTAAAAGATTGACGGTAAGTACATCCAATAAGATGACCAGCATTTTGAACCTAAAACTAACGGACGAAGATCCTAAAAAGGGTGAAGACATCCTTAATGAACTTCTTTACGTATATAACCAGGCAATTGTACAAGACAAGAATACTCTTGCCGATAACACGTTACAATTCATTGAAGCAAGACTAAGTTCAGTAGAGCACGATCTTGATTCGATTGAAAGGAAGATACAACAGTTTAAGTCGAACAAAGGCATCGTGGATTTGAGCACTCAAGGTCAGTTGTTCTTACAGAATGTAAGCATGAACGACCAGAAAATGGGCGATATCAATATGCAGCTTGCTGTGCTGAACCAGGTAGAGTCATTTGTCAATTCCAAAGAACGTTCTGGAGGGATTGTTCCTTCTACATTGGGCGTTACAGATCCTGTTCTGTCTCAACTGGTAGAAAAGCTTTACACTTCAGAATTAGAATACGAAAGATTGAAGAAAACAACCGCAGAAAATAACCCATTGCTTGTGTCAGTTACCGATAGAATTGAGAAGATAAGACCAAGCATCATGGAGAATATCCAAAGCCAACGCAGAGGCTTACAAGCAAGCAGGAATAATATTTCTGCTACCAACAACATGTATTCATCTGTATTGCGTACAATGCCTGCAAAAGAAAGAGAACTTATAGATATAAACAGGGAACAAAGCATCAAGAATGGCATCTATACTTTCCTGTTGCAAAAGCGCGAAGAGACTGCACTTTCATACGCAGCCACTGTTTCTGACAGCAGGATTATTGATAAAGCAGCTTCATCTGACACACCTGTAAATCCAAAGAAAAAGATAGTTTACCTGTCTTCTTTACTTATTGCGTTGCTTGGTGGAATGGGCTTTGTGTATGGCCGCGAATCTTTAAGTAGGAAGATCATGTTTAGGCACGAAATAGAACAATTGACAGAACTGCCAATAGTAGGTGAGATAAGCGTGGAGAGCTCGAAAAATCCTATCGTTATTGGCAATGGTAAAAAAACTTTCATTGCAGAACAGTTCCGGAAGTTGCGTGTCTCATTAAGCTATATGGGCGTAAGCTCAAAACGCAAACGCATACTTGTGACATCTTCTGTAAGCGGCGAGGGAAAGAGTTTTGTAGCTTCTAATCTTGCACTTACACTATCGTTATCAAATAAAAAGGTAGTGCTGCTGGATTTTGACCTGAACAATCCAACGCTCAACAACAAACTAAAAATACAGCACCAGAAAGGAATAACAGAATACCTGGAAGGTGATGTAGACGTAGAAGACATCATTGTACAAACGGATGTGAATCCGAATTTCTACATGATACCAACAGGTGATCTGCCTTACAATCCAACAGAGCTTATTATGAATGGTAAAGCAGAAGAATTGCTGAATCATCTTGATGGTATGTTTGATTACATCATCATAGATACAGCGCCTGTAATGCCTGTAACTGACGCATATATTTTATCTCCACTTTGCGATGCTACACTCTATATAGTAAGACATGGCTACACGCCAAAAGTATTTGTGGAGCGGATAGATGAAAACAACAAGATCAATCAATTGACCAATGCAGCTATAGTGTTCAATGGTGTTACGCCACGAGGTTTTGGCAGCATGCACTATGGTTATGGATATGGTTATGGATATATCTACGACGATAAGCAAAGCCGTAAGAGGATCTCTTTACAAGGTTAAGAACAGACAGTAAAAACCTCGAAAGAGCCCTTGTTTCACCCCCAATTCTCAAACATATTTTAGAAAATTGATAGGCACGTATGTGACCGAGATGGGCGAAGCCTGTTTATTAAAACGACGGTTTATGAATGAAGAAAAGAAAATTTGGCGACTAGTGGTCACCAAACCAAGAGCGGAAAAAAAGGTTTGTGATCAATTAACAAAGAAGAACATAGAGCACTTTTACCCACAGAACACCATCTACCACAAGCTGAACCAAAAGATCAGGGTCAACAGCCAGCCACTGTTTCAGCGATACATATTTGTGAAAATTGCCGAACAGGAAGAAAGCCTCGTAAAGCAGGTTGAAGGTGTAAAGCATTTCATCTACTGGCTAGGAAAACCAGCTACCATCAACGACTCTGAAATTGTTATTATAAAAAAATTCACCAGTGAACATACTAATGTAAAACTCGAAAAAATACTGGTGAACATGCACGGAGACTCATCTACCCTATTTTGGGATGAAAAGCTTGAAGAAGCTACCGGCAACAATCAAAAAAGAAAATATTGCAAAGCCATATTACCATCTCTAGGTTATGCTATGGTTGCAGAAGTTATTCGTTCAGGAGTTGAAATCCTCAACCTCAAACGCAACTCGAAGTATGTCTTCTCTAATTTCTTCACGGGATCGTTAAGGTAAATATGCATGCAAAAAGCTTATATCATTTTAGCTCACAAGAATGGTGAACAAGTCTATCGCTTGGTTGAACGACTTAATGACGACTTTTCTTTCTTTTTTCTTCATATTGACAAAAAAGCATCACTGGAAGAATTTGCACCAGTTGTAAATGCTTTCACTAAAAAAGTAAAGCTGGTAAATCGGGTACCAATCAATTGGGGTGGATTTGGTTTGGTAGAAGCTACGTTGAATGCAATGCATGACATTAAAAACCACTCCATCAATTTCAATTGGATCTCTCTTTTAAGCGGCCAGGACTACCCTATCAAAAAGAATGATTTCATTCATCACTTTTTTAAAACTGCTACTGAAGCCGCCTTCATGGATTACTCGTTACTTCCTGATTATAACAGGTGGTCGCCACGCGGTGGTTATTACAGGATAGATCGATATTATTTGGGACTTGAAAGCCATTCTAAATTGACGGCAAAGGCATTGAACTTTTTAGCACGTTTTATTCCCGTTGTTCGTCGACCTTCTATGAAAGCACTTTGTCCATACGCAGGATCGCAGTGGTGGTCAATGACAAAAGAAACAATGGAGTACGTGCTGGATTATGTAGAAAACCACCCACTGTACGTACCCTTCCATAAATACACTTTCGCATCTGATGAGGTTTTCTTTCAAACCATTCTTCTGAATGCAAAACATTTGAAGGAAAGGGTGCGAAATAACAACAAGCGGTTCTTCATTTGGCCAGATACATCTAAAGCGCACCCGGAGGTTCTGGTAAAAGAAAATATAGATGTCATCATGAGCTCAGAAGCGCTGTTTGCACGAAAGTTCGATGTTGAGGAAGATCAAGATATTTTAGATCTTATAGATCAACGTTGCCTGGATCTTAAACCTGCTTACCAGGACTAATAGAAGTGAAATTGATTTACAAAGAACTAAAGAATTATGCAAGTATGGATGGATGCCGGATACGCGCGTATTTCAAAATGAAAAGAATAGATGATAATATGGTAAAAGCAGCTACCAACAGTAACATAAACAGTACAATGGAGGTAACTGTAAATGGATAAGAAAGTCCTACGTTGGAATTTCGTGTTTCAATATGGTTGGGTACTTACCAATGTATTCAACTCGATACTGCTACTGCCCTTCTACATCAAATACATAGAAGTAACCACTTTAGGCGTATGGCTTGCAGCAAGCAGTGTGCTGAATTGGATGACAATGGTAGATCCGGGTATAGGAGAAGTACTGCAACAAAAAATTGCTGAGCTAAGAGGTAAAAATGAAAAAGAAGAAATAGGTAAGTCAATAGGATCAGGTTTGATATCATCATCCTTTATCTTATTCATAGCTGCTGCTGTAGGGATAATTTTCTATTTCTGCCTTGGCTTGTTTTTAAAAAAAGACATCTCCCAGTACCAGCACTTGTCAATGGCGTTATTGATAACGATTATTGCTACAGGATTATCCCTTGTTTCTTTTACACTAACCGGCATCAACCAGGGTTTGCATAATTCTGCACAGGTTGCCATATCATCCATTTCAGCAAACGTGCTCTTCCTGATTGTCAACCTGGTATTCCTGTTTATGGGATATGGTGTTATGTCAATTGCCATAGCAAATCTTGCCAGGGCTTCATTTCTAAACATCTACATTTTTACTTCTTTAAAAAAGTTATTGAACAGGGAAAGGATCAATATCCTTTTCAATCGCATTCACTTCAAAAAATTCATCAGGATATTTTCGTTTACATCTGCTTCTAAAATTATTTCAGGCCTATCCTATAGCATCGACATGGTAGTGCTGGCGAGATATATAGCCCCTGGCATGATCGCTATTTATGAAATAAACAAGCGTCCCTTGAACCTGACCAACACACTCATTGGTCGTCATTCAGTAGCACTCATGCCGCTCATTTCACATTCAAAAGGATTAGACGATAAGCATGCTATCATACAATTAATCAATAAACAATTCAGGCTGTACATATACGGCGCTCTCTTTGTTGCCTTCATGTTTGCCATTAATTATTTTGACCTTATTACTGCATGGGTAGGTGAAGGAAAATATATTGGTGACAACATTTTGTTCCTGCTGGTGATTTCCAATTTTGTAGTATTGATCGCCTATTTTATGTCCAACATGGGATATGCATTAGGCGACATCAAAAAGAACAGCAAATTCAATATAATACGTAACCTCTTTTATGGCGTGTTCATTGTCATAGCAGCTCGTTATTACGGAATTATAGGAACTGTTGTAGTATCGCTAACAATGTCGCTGGGCATCGATCTTTTCTTTTTCTCTTACCGCGTATATAAGATGGGATACCTGCAAGTGGCACTAATGAAAAAGATTGCCGGCATCTGCGCGATCATCATACCCAGTAGTGCTGTAGCGGCGTATATGTTGCACCTGCTGATAACAAATACAATCCCTGTGGATATGCATTTTGTCAAGCTGCTGGTTAACTCAGCCTGCTTCACATTATTTTTCATTTTATTACTACTTCTTATTGACCAGGGCCTGCGCAATCAACTACGTTTCTGGAAACAAAAACTGGTTGTACGCTTTGCTCTATAATTAAACAATTGTATGCCGAAATTCATTGTAATGCTCCGTGTAAAAGACGGGATCACTTTTGTTCATGAGTGGCTTGCGTGTTTTGAAAAATTAGTGGATGAAATTGTGGTTCTGGATAATGGATCTACAGATGGCACTTACGAAATTTTAGAAGCACATCCTAAAGTAACTGACATTATTCGCACAGAAGGATACAATGAGG
Coding sequences within it:
- a CDS encoding FkbM family methyltransferase, yielding MNKTSQQLTNEKLVSSAPEVNHHQRVDEKGLIKSVGLLMRLVSRFGLAAGFKIFAQVKLEKMDHVRVPGVLHPISLRKASTDKYAFFQTFLYKEYELDYVAAPAVIIDGGANIGMFSVLMKNQFPHAQVISIEPDAENFRQLKLNTSNYQNVFLENMGLWNKDTNLHVYDKYELGNWGMVVEESPSGNIKGGSINMLMRKYNLKQIDILKLDIESSEKVIFSSNYEYWLSRTRMIIIELHDSLQAGCAQQFFEVIQKVFNKYSFAVKGENVIITNLSWQPDEAPQS
- a CDS encoding PA14 domain-containing protein gives rise to the protein MKKLSILCLVLLSYTGQAANYYFSTSAGDDNRSAAQAQNPATPWKSIEKLNAAFSSFQPGDVIYLKRGDTFYGTINISISGTASSPITFNAYGSGNKPIITGFTSISGWSAAGNNIYEASHPALGSRVNMLLLNGYNRHVGRYPNATAANKGYLYFQSAVTNTSIVDNHLLGKNFNGGDIVIRKNRWVLDRNKILLHTGNTITYTSQSGYWADNGYSYFIQNHPSTLDQEGEWYYNASTRKIGIYTANANSNLRSVHASTLDVIVQVQNHSYIVFDNIAFTGSTKHTFFVKNAQHVQIKNCDLLYNGTNAITADNSHHIVVENSTINHSNNIAFNGISGSNNILKNNIITNTGVFTGMGDGDSGSYEAVMLNGSNNTVELNKIDSTGYIPITFNGNDINIANNTISNFAFVKDDGGAIYTWNNGSNAPSNYNRTIKKNIILNGIGASEGTPDPGKKYAHGIYIDDNASHVNIDGNSVSSCGGFGIYVHNARDLSIVNNTVYNNRVQLEMEHDDIAPNSPVRNNVVTNNILFSLLADQPVAEYKSRNDDLANFGTFNNNYYCRPIDNNAVINTLKKVNGSYIFQQVDLDGWKSMHGKDLQSVVSPKEFAKFSINHVTGNNQFTNGSFNSNIGGLYAYSNANNCVTTWNNGALDGGSLQVSFSSQAVNNNKGTVIIGVGAVAANKTYLLKFSLKGTDNPTMMEVYLRKSLSPYNDITSRHLVKIKSNRKEIAVVFTPTESLSNASIGIDIPEQPTPVYLDNIELVEANVTLANVQDSVRFVYNASVAGNNFALGSTYVDATNTTYNASISLPAFSSAVLMKTSTGTATPPAASCSATGSILQELWENIPGNDIANINWNSQPTKNKTLTAFEAAVDAGENFGSRIRGFICPPQTGNYTFFIAGDDATELYISTSDDPANKVRIAYSLSWTSFREWNKFSSQKSLPIRLEAGKKYYIEALHKEGNGGDHVSVAWQLPSGEMEAPIPGNRLSPFQASTSVAADQTIDFSPIADVTVGAAPFALVATATSGLPVSFRVVSGNATISNNQCTVTGGGNIVIEASQAGNASFNPAPVVSRTFTATAASTCGATGSILREVWNNVAGNNISDNNWNNNPHSSSQLSQFEGPTNAAESYASRIRGYICPPVSGNYTFWIAGDDATELYVSTDANPANKRRIAYSLSWTGEREWNRFTSQKSALIRLEAGTKYYIEAIHKEGNGGDHLSVAWQLPNGVFEAPIAGSRLSPFEKVAVAADQSIHFAPLADVTVGTAPFQLTATSTSGLPVSFKVISGPATITGNTLTVIGAGTVVIEATQAGNSDFLPAPAVSRNLVVHGANQCAATGFILREYWQQVGGNNLWQNNWSGTPHSSSLINSFEGPVDVADNYASRIRGYICAPQDGYYTFWISGDDATELRISNDMNPANARKIAFSLSWTGPREWHKYATQKSALIYLEASKSYYIEAIQKEGGGGDHLAVGWELPSGNREMPIPGSRLSPFAHKQEVSNSIFFGARMAVETPINKLAGASIQVVPNPVVHTSKVTFTVSQAGMTSVDLVDMQGRVLRNLFSGMGEANVAKTIELQAAGLAPGVYIVKLTNSKEVKSSRILISR
- a CDS encoding J domain-containing protein, whose product is MKNYYNVLGIPANASLQTINEAYKKLAQKFHPDRNPGDEFFASWFKEINEARQVLANEEERAEYDYKLANYADAYELLRQQHLNQVATRSPRYHKHSASYSRRKKAWMGAGFGVILVGTLLFFNTMNSSVLHENDVPFVLSSEPQNAVAKVSLPKAKEEESPVAEVQKVEPIAVPEEQEIAEEKASINQVEQEKPAHSKSTPNVSTRPLNDTEVATIISLLQAEPGANCVQIIQSADSEINDDFAIAHILQENGYTIAGREISKSVSTGLSVEQNGNCLRLYIGRSVN